The DNA sequence TGTTGTCCTTGTACCCACGATGGGCTTCTTGCATGAAGGCCATCTGTCCATGGTCAAAATAGCCAGAAATCAGGATCCGAATCACAAAAAAACCTATATTGTGATGAGTATATTTGTGAATCCCTTACAGTTTGGTCCGAATGAGGATTATGAGAAATATCCGCGTGATCTTGCCAGGGATTCGGGACTCGCCGAACAGGCAGGAGTAGACTTGTTATTTGCTCCTTCTGTCGCGGAAATGTATCCGGACGGAAAAAGCCTTACGGCAGTTCAGGTATCCCAGATCACCGAGGTCCTCTGCGGAGCCAGCCGTCAGGGACACTTTCAGGGAGTAGCAACTGTTGTGACAAAACTTTTCAATATTATTCAACCTGATGAAGCCTATTTTGGCTTAAAAGATTACCAGCAGGTTGCTGTCATCAAACAAATGACAAAAGATTTAAATAGCTCTGTTAAAATCGTGGCCTTCCCGACGGTCCGAGAAAGCGATGGACTCGCCAAGAGTTCCAGAAACGCTTATTTGAGTAGTGAAGACCGGCGGCAAGCCCCGGTGTTGTTCCGTTCATTGCAGGAAGCGGAGGCACGAATTATTGAAGGTGAGACCTGCGCTGAAGTTGTCAGAGAAGAGATCAGACAGAGAATAAGCAGTGAATCAAACGGGAAAATTGATTATGTAGAGATAAGAAAAGCGGACAATCTTGCAGCTGTCGGCAGTATTGACTGCCCTGTTGTGATTGCTCTTGCCGTACGTTTTGGCACAACGCGCTTGATTGATAATATTGTCGTGGAGGTGTGAGAAAAAAATGTTCAGAAATATGATGAAATCAAAGATCCATAAAGCCAGGGTTACTGAAGCCAACCTGAATTATGTGGGAAGCATAACGATAGACCGCAGCCTGATGGAGCAGGCCGATATTCTGGAAAATGAGAAAGTTCAGGTCGTTAACCTGAATAATGGAGCAAGGCTGGAAACGTATGTTATTCCAGGAGAGGAGAATTCCGGAATGATCTGTCTAAATGGAGCAGCAGCCAGGCTGGTTCAGGTCGGGGATCAGGTGATTATTATTTCCTATGGGCTGTTTTCCGATGAAGAAAGCAAAGGATATACACCGAAAATTGTTTTTGTCGACGAAAAGAACCAGCCGGTCAGAATCGATGATGTTGAAGTGCACGGCGTACAGGCTTGACACATTTTATGTCGAAGAATAGAATTAGAAAAAGGTCTACGAGCGAAAGGAGAGGCTGATAAATGGATAATGACGAACGCAAAGATCAGCTGATCAATGATATAAATGCTCTGCGCAAGCAAAGAAAAGCGGTAATTCTTGCCCATTATTACCAGCCGGGGGACATTCAGGATATTGCGGATTTTGTCGGAGATTCACTTCAGCTCGCCCAGCAGGCTGCCCGGACAGATGCGGATGTCATCGTATTCTGCGGGGTCCATTTTATGGCAGAAAGTGCTGCAATCCTATCCCCGGAAAAGACTGTCCTGCTTCCCGAACCTTCGGCCGGCTGCCCAATGGCTGACATGGTCGAAGCAAACCGGCTCAGAGAGGCGAAGACCAAATTGCCCGGTGTAAAGGTGGTCTGTTATGTTAATTCATCCGCAGAGGTGAAAGCCGAAAGCGATATTTGCTGTACATCATCCAATGCAGAGAAAATTGTTCAATCTCTTGGAGAAGAGGAGATCCTGTTTGTGCCTGACGGCAACCTCGGCGGATATATTGCAGCCAAAACGAACAGAAAGATTAACCTGTGGCCGGGATTTTGTCCGACCCATCACAGGCTCGCCAGGGAAGATATCTTAAAGGCGCGGGAGGAACATCAGGGAGCAAAAGTTCTGGTTCATCCTGAATGCCGCGAGGAAGTCTGGCGGGAAGCTGATTATGTTGGCTCTACTGCCGGAATTATTAAGTATGCAGAAAATTCGACGGACACCGAATTTATTATTGGAACGGAATGTGGCATTTTGCATGAACTTACTAAACGCTGTCCTGGAAAACAATTTTATATGGCTTCAGCACATATGATCTGCCCGAATATGAAAAAGATCAGCTTGCAGAAGGTCAAGGATGCCCTTTCAAACATGGCACCGGTCGTTACTGTGTCAAAAGAAATCAGAGAGAAGGCGGTCTGCGCACTGGAAAGAATGCTGGCCGTCCAATAATGAACATATAACATTGAGGATGAGTAAGAGATATGAATGAGAATGAATATCTGATTCCCTGGGACAAGGATAAGCTTGAGATCTTTCAGACCGAAGTGCTTATTCTCGGAAGCGGAATTGCGGGATTGTTTGCAGCAATCAAACTTTGTCCCAAATATGAAGTAACCGTTCTGACCAAGAAAGATGTGATGGCAAGCAACACTGAGCATGCCCAGGGAGGTATTGCCGTTGCTCTTAATGAGGATGACTCTCCTGAATTTCACTATGGCGATACCATTAAAGCCGGAGCAGGGCTATGCAACCTGAAAGCAGTCAAGATCCTGGCTGAGAAAGGACCGGAGTGTGTCGGTAAGCTGATTGATTTTGGCACCAAATTTGATGAAAGCAATAATAAACTGGATTTTACGCGGGAAGGTGCCCACAGCAAAAGCAGGGTACTGCATGCTCACGGTGATGCCACCGGCGGAGAAATAGAACGTGCCCTGGTAGAAGTTGTGCATTCCAGCCCGATTACCGTTAAAGAAAACTATTATTTAATTGATTTTGTTAAGAACAGTAAAGCAGAGGTCTGCGGAGCTCTGGTGCTTAACAATATTACCTTAGCAATGGAAATATGGCTGGCTAAAGCCGTTATCCTGGCCACGGGCGGTGCAGGTCAGATGTATAAGCATACGACCAATCCTGCGGTTGCGACAGGAGACGGGATAGCTGCTGCTTATCGGGCAGGAGCCGAACTTATGGATATGGAATTTATTCAATTCCATCCTACGGCCCTGCTGCTGCCGGGAGCACCCAATTTTTTAATTTCGGAGGCAGCCAGAGGAGAGGGAGCTATACTGGTAAACTCACGTGGAGAACGTTTTATGGAGGGTGTTCCCGGTAAAGAGCTTGCTCCGAGGGATGTTGTATCAAGGGAGATATGGAAGCAGATGCAGACAGGACAGGTCTATCTCGATTTCAGCCCGATGGGACACTCCAAAGTTGAACAAAGGTTTCCAGGAATCTATAAAACCTGTCTGAATTATGGCGTTGATATTTCTACAGATCCGGTACCGGTTGGCCCTGCTGCGCATTACTTAATGGGCGGAGTCCGCATCAATGAATTTGGTGAAACGAATTTGCCAAATCTTTTTGCTTGTGGTGAATGTGCCTGTAATGGCGTTCATGGTGCCAACAGGCTCGCCAGCAACTCCTTGTTGGACGGATTAGTATTTGCTTCAACCATTTCTGATACAATCAATCAGAAGATTGGCGAAATGCCCAACCCGGAAGATGTTTTGCCGTATGAAGGCTGCCCCGATGATTGTGATGTCCGGGATTCCGCTGCAGACCCGGCTACTCTGAAAGAAGAACTGCAGAATATTTTATGGGATAAAGTCGGAATCATTCGGGATGAAGAACATTTGCGGCAGGCCCAGGCGGAATTAAATCAATTGATGGAACGGTTTAACCCCCATTCTGAAGTACCAGAACTCGAGCTTGGCAATATGCTTGCGATTGGAATGGTGATTATCAAGGCTGCTTTGGCACGTGAAGAAAGCAGAGGGGGCCATTTCCGACGGGATTTCCCAAATGCGGAGGAACACTGGCAAAAGCATTCTGTCTATAAGAGGGGGGATTATCATGTTCGCTACGTTTCAATATGAAGAATTGATTGAACGTGCTTTAAAAGAAGATATTGGTACCGGAGATCTCAGTACGCTGATCATTCCTGAAGATTACCAGAGTGAAGCCAGAATCTATGCCAAAGCACATGGGATTATCTGCGGCCTTTTTATTGCTGAGATGACCTTTAAGAAGATAGATCCGTACATAGACGTTCAGATGCAGGTTGAAGACGGAGACAGTATCGGACCAGGGACCCTGATCATGAAAATTAATGGTTCACTGGCAGGAATCCTTCAAGCTGAAAGAACTGTACTTAATTTCATTCAGCATCTTTCAGGAATATCTAGTATTACAAGAAGATTTGTCGAACTTGTATCTGATTTAGGCGTTAAGGTCACAGATACGCGCAAAACGATGCCGGGTATGAGAAACTTGCAGAAATACGCTGTCAGGGTCGGCGGAGGAACGAACCACCGTTTTGGTTTGTATGATGCCGTTATGCTTAAGGATAATCATCTGGACGCAATCGGAAATCTGGCTGAGGCTGTTCAAAAAATCAAAACAAAAGTTGGCCATATGGTTAAAATAGAGGTTGAATGTGAAACGCTGGAACAGGTACGGGAAGCCGTTCTGAGCGGCGTTGACGTGATTATGCTCGATAATATGTCCCTGCAGGATATGAAAATAGCGGTTCAGTATATTAACCACCGGGTTGTCGTAGAGGCGTCCGGAGGAGTTAGGGAAGACACAGTGCGTCAAATTGCTGAGACAGGAGTGGACATTATTTCTGTAGGCAGGCTTACGCATTCGGTCGAAGCGATTGATTTTTCAATGGTCGTTGATGATTTCAAACCATCTATTCAGAAGCACCTTCATTCTGCTGAAAAAATATAATCTGGCACTTATCCGGTTCTAAAGGGAGGCGGGTACAATGATTTTGGTCATCGATATCGGGAATACGAATATTGTACTTGGTGTTTACCAAGACCGTGAGCTTATTCATTACTGGAGAATTTCCACGGAAAAAAACAATACATCGGATGAATATGCGTCGACAATTAAGAATTTATTCAGTTTTCACGATTTGTCTTTCAGCAATATATCCGGGGCTATTATCTCTTCGGTTGTACCACCTGTGACGCCTGCGCTGGAACGGATGATCAAAAAGTATTTCAGCGTAACCCCGATTATTGTTGGTCCAGGCGTTAAGACCGGTATTTCCATTAATATTGATAATCCAAGGGAACTTGGGGCTGATAGGATTGTAAACGCCGTAGCTGCCTATACCAAATACGGCGGGTTATTAATTATTGTTGATTTTGGCACGGCAACAACTTTTTGCGCTGTCAGTGAAAAGGGAGAGTACTTAGGGGGAGCGATTGCGCCTGGAATCGGGATTTCTACTGAGGCACTCTATCAGAAAGCCTCGAAATTGCCTAAAGTAGAGATTGTTAAGACCAAAAACGTTATCGGCAAAAATACAGTCAGCGGTATGCAAGCGGGAATATATCATGGATTTTGCGGACAGATTGACCGTATTGTCGAGCTGATGAAAAAAGAACTTGGCGGAAAAATTAAAGTCATTGCAACCGGGGGTCTGGCTGAACTGATTGTCGGGGATTCCAAAATGATCGATATTATTGATCCTTTTTTAACGTTGGAAGGACTTTTGTATATTTATGAAAGAAATTTGCGGTAATTGTACACGTTGAGGTAAAAATGAAATTAGGGAAGTATCATTTGTCAGAGAAGCCCGTTTTTATGGCCCCGATGGCAGGGATAACGGATAAGGCCTTTCGGGAAATCATCCGGCTTACAGGCGGCAAATACGTCATAACGGAAATGATCAGCGATAAAGCACTGCTGCATCATAACGCCAAGACATTTAAAATGCTTGATCTAAAAGGAGAAGAAGAACCCCGAATTGTTCAGCTTTTTGGATCTGAACCTGTCCCAATGGCCAGAGCAGCTGAAATAGCTGAAACATATGGAGCTGATATCATAGACATTAATATGGGATGTCCGACACCAAAGATTGTGAAAAATGGTGAAGGAGCATCCCTTCTTCGAAACATTCCGTTAGCGATAGAAATTGTCTCCGAAGTGGTAAAGGCTGTTAGGGTTCCTGTTACCGTTAAAATCCGCCTGGGATGGGATAGCTCCACTATCGTTGCGCTTGAACTGGCGCCAATGTTAGAGCAGGCAGGAGTCAGCATGCTGACAGTTCATGCCCGGACCAGAGAACAATATTATTCCGGCAAGGCTGACTGGGAATGGATCAGTAAAATTAAAGCAAGAATTGGCATACCTGTGATTGGGAATGGGGATATTCTATCTCCGGAAGATGCGCTGAAAATGATTCAGCTTACCGGATGCGATGGAGTCATGATAGCGAGGGGAGCTTTAGGAAACCCGTGGCTGATTGGCAGATCCCAATATTATCTCGATACGGAAACACTTCCACAGGAACCTGGCAATAGAGAAAAACTTAGAATACTTATTCAGCATTTTGAAAAGATTATTGAATATAAAGGCGAAAGAACCGGCGTACAGGAGATCCGCAAACACGCTTCCTGGTATATCAAGGGTATGAGGAAAGCAGCAGAGTACCGGAACCAGATCATGAAAATCAAAAGTTACCAGGAAATGAAGACGTTGTTTTCAGGCATTTACTCGATGGAATGCCCGGACCATTAATCCGGCTATCAAAATATTAAGTAAATTTACTGTCAATAGTCTGCGATAATGTCACCCTGATAGGGTGATAACTGTGCAGCAGAAATGTCATCCCTAAGTTTCTTGGAATAGAAAATTTCGGTATAGCCAAACCAAGGGGAATTAGTTTTGTTTTTAGGTTTAATTAAAGTCTCAGAAGGTAGGCAATTAGTAGAGTTGTCTGGCTGAGAGATATGTATTATACTTTCCTTAGGCTGAGTATTAAGCGGTTCTGGTTTAATCACAAGGCCCTTGAAAAGAACCTGCATTCCGATATGTTTACTGGTTGCTACAGTAATCGTGTCATGAGGGGATGCAGGGATTTCTTTATTATCCTTAGAAATTGGCAACCGGTATTTCTGACCTCTATAAGAAAAGGAAAGGCCTGAATCAAGCTTTCTTGTTTCATGTATAGCAAAGGTTAACTGAAATGCAGCCAAATCCTGTTTGGGCAAATAGGCCTTTTCCATGCTGGCAGCCTGGACGGAGAATTTGCGGTTGTAATAGGGAATATATTGCCTCAGGAATTCATTAGCCTGTTCAATTGAATTAATGCCTTTACGCTTCATATCTTTAGGCAAACGATCCTGCAAAGTTTCCCAGAGCCTTTCAATCCCCCCTTTAGCTTGTGCAGACTTGGCAATGATAAGTAGAATTTTGGTTTCTCTGAGAGCTCTTGCGAAGTGGGGTTGACGCTCGACTTTACCAGTTAGTTCTTCATCTAGTGTCAGTTTCTTTTTTGTTTTACTGTCATAAGCAAAGACTGTTCTACCATCGGTGTAAATTTCCCTTGGCAAATGGCCGTCTTGATTCATCTGAAACATCAACTCACAATACCCTTCAAAGGTTTCTTCCTTTTCGAAATGAAGAGCTAGAATACGACCTGTGGCATCATCTACAGCACCATGAAGGTGCAGGTAGGAGTCATTGCCCAGCCAATCATAACTGGAAGCATCCATCTGAACGAGTTCTCCTTCACGTTTACGGGCATTTCTTGACCGATGTTTCTTCGGTCTTCGTTTGGCCTTTGGGGATCGAATACCACTGGCTTTTAGATGTCTTGAAACAGTGCTGACAGAGACAAATATCCCCTTGTCTTCAGCGAGAACATCGGTAGCATGGCAAAAGTTATAGTTGATCAATTCCTTTTCGTAAATCTCAATGATGTTCAAGGCTAACTTTGGATCTAAGGCATTAGCAGGCTTACGTCCTCTGTTTTTATGCAGAATGCTCATGACCCCATTGGCGGTGGCCTCCACTTTCAACCGCTGTACTTGTCTGACGCTGAGATTTAGAAGCCCTGCTGCTTGTTTGTTTAATAAATGGCCTGCCAATAATTCTTCGATAATGGTTACTTTTCTTGCTTCTTGCTTGCTCATTTCTAATTTCATCCTCCCATTATATCTGTTTTGTGAGGGGATGACATTTTCCTTGAAGAATTATACTATGACATTATCGCAGATCAACAACAATATTAAGTAAATTTACTTGACAATAAAATGGAGGTTCCTTATAATTACGAGTATTAAAAAGCTAGGAAGAGATTTACAGCGTATATTTTATTTTACTTGTGTATATAATGTCTCACATAAAAGGATTCAAAAAAAAATTACCTCATAAGAGAAAGAGGGAGGGGTATTTTTTATGCCCGAAAAAGAAGTCATTTTAACACTTGATGGTTTGAAGAAACTGGAAGAAGAACTGGAGATTCTAAAGACCCAAAGAAGGAGAGAAGTTGCTGAAAGGATTAAACAAGCCATTGAGTTTGGAGATATATCCGAAAACTCAGAATATGAAGATGCTAAAAATGAACAGGCTTTTATCGAAGGCAGGATCATTACTCTCGAGAAAATGCTGAGAAATGCCAGAGTCATTGACGACAATGATGAAAAAGACCATGTTGCCATAGGAAGTACAGTGCTGTTAAAAGATGTTGAATATGGGGACGAAGAAGAGTATGCCATCGTCGGCTCGGCAGAGGCAGATCCGGCAGTCAATAAAATTTCCAATGAATCACCGGTTGGCAAAGCTGTTCTTGGACAAATTAAAGGCAGCGTTGTTGAGGTTAATGTTCCAGCAGGAATGCTTCGTTATGAAATTGTAGATATCCGCTAGTTTATTTGCTGCTTTCTATTAAAAATTTGTTCGTTCAATGGTCCATTTCAACAAAATGAAGCTGAATTTTAGCCCGTAATACCGCGTGATGGTGTTACGGGCTGGATAGTGTTTACAGGGTATTGGTATTATGTGAACACTAAATCTACATGTTTCCGCTGGTTAAATTTTTGTATGACTGCGTTGTCCTTCAGTTCCTTGCCATCCGAAAACTTTCCTCAACGGTTTACATGTGTTTTAGAGCTGACAAGGACTAGTTGGATAGCCTCGTTTGGTATAATATAGTATTGAACTGAAACAGATGTTGGGGGAAAAAACGATGGAAAATCTGGATATCAATGAACTGATGCGTATTCGCTTGGATAAGCTGGACAATCTCAGGGCGAAAGGTATTGAACCCTATGCAGACCATTACTTGAGAACCCATTTATCACAGGGCATTATCGAGAATTTTGATGAACTGGAAGGGCAGGATGTCAGCGCAGCCGGAAGAATCATGTCCAAAAGAGATCAAGGGAAAGTTCTTTTCGTGCACATTCAAGACCTTCAGGGGAAAATCCAGATCTATATTCGGGTTGATGCGTTCGGCGAAGAAATGTTTGACACGATAAAGACGTTTGATATTGGTGATATTATCGGCGTCCGCGGCAGCGTTTTCCGTACCAAAAGAGGCGAGATTTCAATAAAGGCTGAGGATATTACATTGCTATCAAAATCGCTGAGACCGCTGCCGGAAAAGTTTCATGGGCTTACCAACGTCGATATCCGTTACCGTCAGCGTTATCTTGATTTGATCATGAATGCAGAAGTGAAGGAAACATTTATCACCAGAAATAAAATTATCAGAACGATGCGTGAATACCTGGAAGAGAAAGGATTTCTGGAGGTTGAGACGCCTACGCTGCTTCCGATAGCAGGCGGCGCGACTGCAAAGCCTTTTATTACGCATCATAACGCGCTTGATATGCAGTTATACATGAGGATAGCTCTGGAACTTCCGCTTAAGAGGCTGATTGTGGGCGGTTTTGAAAAGGTATTCGAAATTGGCCGTAATTTCCGGAATGAAGGAATTTCGATTAAGCATAACCCTGAATTTACCATGATGGAACTATATCAGGCTTATGCAAATTATGAAGATATTATGAACCTTACAGAGGATATGATCGTTTATATTGTGGAGAAAGTTCTTCATACCCAGGAAGTTACTTATCAGGGTGAGAAGATTAATTTCGCGAAGCCCTGGCGCCGCTTGCCGATGCTTGACGCAATTAAAGAGTATGCTGGAATAGATTTTGCCCAAATTGAAACCGAGGAAGAAGCCAGAAAAGTTGCCATGGAGAAAGGGCTGCAAATTAATGCCCAGGAAACCAAGGGCAAAATTATCAATGAGGTTTTTGAAGAATTTGTTGAACCAAAACTTATTCAACCAACTTTTATCATCGGTCATCCTGTAGAAATTTCTCCTCTCGCTAAAAGGAATGCAGAAAATCCTGAGTATACGGACAGGTTTGAGGTATTTATTTATGGTAGAGAGGCAGGAAATGCGTTCTCGGAGTTAAATGACCCCATTGATCAGAGAGGGAGATTTGAAAAACAGGTTCTGGAAAGAGAAAAGGGTGACGATGAGGCGCACATGATGGATGAAGACTTTCTTCAAGCGCTTGAATATGGACTTCCGCCTACAGGCGGACTTGGCATTGGGATTGACAGGCTCGTCATGCTTCTGACAGATTCAGCCTCTATCAGGGACGTTATCTTATTTCCTACCATGAAATCCAGAGAAGATTAATAAAAATGAATATTTAATTAAGAAAATGATTATCCTTTAGATATTCGTAGAATTTTGTAGAAAAAACGAAGCATTCTTGACCTAGTGATGTTTAAACTGGGATAAAGATGCTTGAAAGGTGCCGGTAACTTTGTTATTATAACTAAGCGCTCGGGACACAGCGAGCCAAAAGGAAATCAAGGTCATTGAAAACTGAACAACAAGAATGAATTAAAAGCTAGACTCGTCAATGAATTTTGGTAAACAAAGAGCTGAATCAAGCTCCGTAAATAAGTTTTTATGGAGAGTTTGATCCTGGCTCAGGACGAACGCTGGCGG is a window from the Dehalobacter sp. DCA genome containing:
- the panD gene encoding aspartate 1-decarboxylase; this encodes MFRNMMKSKIHKARVTEANLNYVGSITIDRSLMEQADILENEKVQVVNLNNGARLETYVIPGEENSGMICLNGAAARLVQVGDQVIIISYGLFSDEESKGYTPKIVFVDEKNQPVRIDDVEVHGVQA
- the nadA gene encoding quinolinate synthase NadA, with protein sequence MDNDERKDQLINDINALRKQRKAVILAHYYQPGDIQDIADFVGDSLQLAQQAARTDADVIVFCGVHFMAESAAILSPEKTVLLPEPSAGCPMADMVEANRLREAKTKLPGVKVVCYVNSSAEVKAESDICCTSSNAEKIVQSLGEEEILFVPDGNLGGYIAAKTNRKINLWPGFCPTHHRLAREDILKAREEHQGAKVLVHPECREEVWREADYVGSTAGIIKYAENSTDTEFIIGTECGILHELTKRCPGKQFYMASAHMICPNMKKISLQKVKDALSNMAPVVTVSKEIREKAVCALERMLAVQ
- the lysS gene encoding lysine--tRNA ligase; protein product: MENLDINELMRIRLDKLDNLRAKGIEPYADHYLRTHLSQGIIENFDELEGQDVSAAGRIMSKRDQGKVLFVHIQDLQGKIQIYIRVDAFGEEMFDTIKTFDIGDIIGVRGSVFRTKRGEISIKAEDITLLSKSLRPLPEKFHGLTNVDIRYRQRYLDLIMNAEVKETFITRNKIIRTMREYLEEKGFLEVETPTLLPIAGGATAKPFITHHNALDMQLYMRIALELPLKRLIVGGFEKVFEIGRNFRNEGISIKHNPEFTMMELYQAYANYEDIMNLTEDMIVYIVEKVLHTQEVTYQGEKINFAKPWRRLPMLDAIKEYAGIDFAQIETEEEARKVAMEKGLQINAQETKGKIINEVFEEFVEPKLIQPTFIIGHPVEISPLAKRNAENPEYTDRFEVFIYGREAGNAFSELNDPIDQRGRFEKQVLEREKGDDEAHMMDEDFLQALEYGLPPTGGLGIGIDRLVMLLTDSASIRDVILFPTMKSRED
- a CDS encoding type III pantothenate kinase — its product is MILVIDIGNTNIVLGVYQDRELIHYWRISTEKNNTSDEYASTIKNLFSFHDLSFSNISGAIISSVVPPVTPALERMIKKYFSVTPIIVGPGVKTGISINIDNPRELGADRIVNAVAAYTKYGGLLIIVDFGTATTFCAVSEKGEYLGGAIAPGIGISTEALYQKASKLPKVEIVKTKNVIGKNTVSGMQAGIYHGFCGQIDRIVELMKKELGGKIKVIATGGLAELIVGDSKMIDIIDPFLTLEGLLYIYERNLR
- the nadB gene encoding L-aspartate oxidase; the protein is MNENEYLIPWDKDKLEIFQTEVLILGSGIAGLFAAIKLCPKYEVTVLTKKDVMASNTEHAQGGIAVALNEDDSPEFHYGDTIKAGAGLCNLKAVKILAEKGPECVGKLIDFGTKFDESNNKLDFTREGAHSKSRVLHAHGDATGGEIERALVEVVHSSPITVKENYYLIDFVKNSKAEVCGALVLNNITLAMEIWLAKAVILATGGAGQMYKHTTNPAVATGDGIAAAYRAGAELMDMEFIQFHPTALLLPGAPNFLISEAARGEGAILVNSRGERFMEGVPGKELAPRDVVSREIWKQMQTGQVYLDFSPMGHSKVEQRFPGIYKTCLNYGVDISTDPVPVGPAAHYLMGGVRINEFGETNLPNLFACGECACNGVHGANRLASNSLLDGLVFASTISDTINQKIGEMPNPEDVLPYEGCPDDCDVRDSAADPATLKEELQNILWDKVGIIRDEEHLRQAQAELNQLMERFNPHSEVPELELGNMLAIGMVIIKAALAREESRGGHFRRDFPNAEEHWQKHSVYKRGDYHVRYVSI
- the panC gene encoding pantoate--beta-alanine ligase gives rise to the protein MIIAEKIAETREKIASAKQQGKAVVLVPTMGFLHEGHLSMVKIARNQDPNHKKTYIVMSIFVNPLQFGPNEDYEKYPRDLARDSGLAEQAGVDLLFAPSVAEMYPDGKSLTAVQVSQITEVLCGASRQGHFQGVATVVTKLFNIIQPDEAYFGLKDYQQVAVIKQMTKDLNSSVKIVAFPTVRESDGLAKSSRNAYLSSEDRRQAPVLFRSLQEAEARIIEGETCAEVVREEIRQRISSESNGKIDYVEIRKADNLAAVGSIDCPVVIALAVRFGTTRLIDNIVVEV
- the nadC gene encoding carboxylating nicotinate-nucleotide diphosphorylase, with translation MFATFQYEELIERALKEDIGTGDLSTLIIPEDYQSEARIYAKAHGIICGLFIAEMTFKKIDPYIDVQMQVEDGDSIGPGTLIMKINGSLAGILQAERTVLNFIQHLSGISSITRRFVELVSDLGVKVTDTRKTMPGMRNLQKYAVRVGGGTNHRFGLYDAVMLKDNHLDAIGNLAEAVQKIKTKVGHMVKIEVECETLEQVREAVLSGVDVIMLDNMSLQDMKIAVQYINHRVVVEASGGVREDTVRQIAETGVDIISVGRLTHSVEAIDFSMVVDDFKPSIQKHLHSAEKI
- the greA gene encoding transcription elongation factor GreA, with translation MPEKEVILTLDGLKKLEEELEILKTQRRREVAERIKQAIEFGDISENSEYEDAKNEQAFIEGRIITLEKMLRNARVIDDNDEKDHVAIGSTVLLKDVEYGDEEEYAIVGSAEADPAVNKISNESPVGKAVLGQIKGSVVEVNVPAGMLRYEIVDIR
- the dusB gene encoding tRNA dihydrouridine synthase DusB translates to MKLGKYHLSEKPVFMAPMAGITDKAFREIIRLTGGKYVITEMISDKALLHHNAKTFKMLDLKGEEEPRIVQLFGSEPVPMARAAEIAETYGADIIDINMGCPTPKIVKNGEGASLLRNIPLAIEIVSEVVKAVRVPVTVKIRLGWDSSTIVALELAPMLEQAGVSMLTVHARTREQYYSGKADWEWISKIKARIGIPVIGNGDILSPEDALKMIQLTGCDGVMIARGALGNPWLIGRSQYYLDTETLPQEPGNREKLRILIQHFEKIIEYKGERTGVQEIRKHASWYIKGMRKAAEYRNQIMKIKSYQEMKTLFSGIYSMECPDH
- a CDS encoding ISNCY family transposase, producing the protein MKLEMSKQEARKVTIIEELLAGHLLNKQAAGLLNLSVRQVQRLKVEATANGVMSILHKNRGRKPANALDPKLALNIIEIYEKELINYNFCHATDVLAEDKGIFVSVSTVSRHLKASGIRSPKAKRRPKKHRSRNARKREGELVQMDASSYDWLGNDSYLHLHGAVDDATGRILALHFEKEETFEGYCELMFQMNQDGHLPREIYTDGRTVFAYDSKTKKKLTLDEELTGKVERQPHFARALRETKILLIIAKSAQAKGGIERLWETLQDRLPKDMKRKGINSIEQANEFLRQYIPYYNRKFSVQAASMEKAYLPKQDLAAFQLTFAIHETRKLDSGLSFSYRGQKYRLPISKDNKEIPASPHDTITVATSKHIGMQVLFKGLVIKPEPLNTQPKESIIHISQPDNSTNCLPSETLIKPKNKTNSPWFGYTEIFYSKKLRDDISAAQLSPYQGDIIADY